One Streptomyces sp. CNQ-509 DNA window includes the following coding sequences:
- a CDS encoding CGNR zinc finger domain-containing protein, whose protein sequence is MAVSDYTGQAALTAVDLVNSLDVITGRDRLRDGEDAAALLARHHWDVGRAVSAADLERLRRLRPRLRFVFGGTPVQKSVADLNALLRDLRAQPHLTDHDGAWHWHYARPRAPLGERVATSCVVALLTAIADGGAGRLRICDGADCANVFVDASRPGLRRYCDTKSCGNRAHVTAYRERKRTRSAG, encoded by the coding sequence ATGGCCGTAAGTGATTACACGGGGCAGGCCGCGCTCACGGCCGTCGACCTGGTCAACAGCCTGGACGTCATCACCGGCAGGGACCGGCTGCGCGACGGCGAGGACGCGGCCGCGCTCCTCGCCCGGCACCACTGGGACGTCGGCCGCGCGGTCTCCGCCGCCGACCTGGAGCGGCTGCGGCGACTGCGCCCGCGGCTGCGGTTCGTCTTCGGCGGCACGCCCGTGCAGAAGTCCGTCGCCGACCTCAACGCGCTCCTGCGCGACCTGCGCGCGCAGCCCCACCTCACCGACCACGACGGCGCCTGGCACTGGCACTACGCCCGTCCGCGGGCGCCGCTGGGCGAGCGGGTGGCGACGTCGTGCGTGGTCGCGCTGCTGACCGCGATCGCCGACGGCGGCGCGGGGCGGCTGCGGATCTGCGACGGCGCCGACTGCGCCAACGTCTTCGTCGACGCCTCCCGCCCGGGGCTGCGCCGTTACTGCGACACCAAGAGCTGCGGCAACCGCGCCCACGTCACCGCCTACCGGGAGCGCAAGCGCACGCGGAGCGCCGGCTAG
- a CDS encoding HAD-IA family hydrolase gives MGAHAPLATISNSQRDIIDVSVRKLGDPFTYVFTGEAVGAYKPHRALFELVLGRAGVEPHEAVHVAQSQYRRRSRWGRGAESGEAGPAPARRRLSVASDTVARRPAAAANGEGGQP, from the coding sequence GTGGGCGCACACGCGCCGCTGGCCACGATCTCCAACAGCCAGCGCGACATCATCGACGTCAGCGTGCGCAAGCTGGGCGACCCCTTCACGTACGTCTTCACCGGCGAGGCGGTCGGCGCGTACAAACCGCACCGGGCGCTCTTCGAACTCGTCCTCGGCCGCGCGGGCGTGGAGCCGCACGAGGCGGTGCACGTGGCCCAGTCGCAGTACAGGCGGCGGAGCCGGTGGGGGCGCGGGGCTGAGAGCGGGGAGGCGGGGCCCGCGCCGGCCCGGCGGCGGTTGTCAGTCGCGTCGGATACCGTCGCCAGACGGCCGGCGGCGGCCGCAAACGGTGAAGGGGGACAGCCGTGA
- a CDS encoding pyridoxamine 5'-phosphate oxidase family protein: MTLPDDLAGLARSVLDANRYLTLGTAEPDGRPRVSPVFFTHAGYRTFYWVSSPRARHSANVAARPAVEFVVYDSTAAIGEGRAVYVGATAEEVPEAQLAAACDEAFGGAVAAGATRFRPPDLSGDAGLRLYRARATSCEVHVPGRDPVYGTGIDTRREVRL; encoded by the coding sequence GTGACACTTCCCGACGACCTGGCCGGGCTGGCGCGCAGCGTGCTCGACGCGAACCGCTATCTCACCCTGGGCACCGCGGAGCCCGACGGGCGGCCGCGGGTCTCGCCGGTGTTCTTCACGCACGCCGGTTATCGCACCTTCTACTGGGTCTCCTCGCCCCGCGCGCGGCACTCCGCCAACGTCGCGGCCCGGCCCGCCGTCGAGTTCGTCGTCTACGACTCCACCGCGGCGATCGGTGAAGGACGCGCGGTGTACGTCGGCGCGACGGCGGAGGAGGTGCCGGAGGCGCAGCTCGCGGCGGCGTGCGACGAGGCGTTCGGGGGCGCCGTCGCCGCCGGAGCGACGCGGTTCCGGCCCCCGGACCTCAGCGGTGACGCCGGACTGCGGCTCTACCGGGCCAGGGCGACGAGCTGCGAGGTCCACGTCCCGGGCCGCGACCCGGTGTACGGCACGGGCATAGACACCCGCCGCGAGGTCCGCCTCTGA
- a CDS encoding BTAD domain-containing putative transcriptional regulator: MRVLFGVLGPVTAWDVDGAGCSGPGGGGAEGGAIALKGPRHRAVLARLIVARRRVVPVGLLVEDLWTDPPADAVGAVRTFVAALRRALEPGRPPRAPARLLVTQGPGYALRADPDAVDAWRFESAVAEARDLPPGEAVARLEQALGWWRGPAYAEFADLPWARTERSRLADLRLHAVESYAEARLSLGRAAETAADLDAHVAEHPWREDAWRLLALALYRAGRQADALAVLRRARTTLVGQLGVDPGPALRRLETDILAQADHLEAPGGGDEARRVWAEAAAAYDRVVAGGARARLESTVGLLRSLAVTGGGGLQAARRHRVAAVEAAEESGDPELTARVIGAYDVPAVWTRVDDPEQAGRVVAAAERALAALPPAEHAAVRARLLATVAVESRGTRAARGPQAAREAERLARGLDDPALLAFALNGAFMQTFGCTGLAAERDRIGAELAGLAARHGLVTYEVLGHLIRLQARAALADFPGADEHAAAADRLAERHELPLVAVFTGWYAALRLAETGTPPPYAAAPAEGGPAGRDAAGRSEDAYRAAARLLDGAGMPGLERGLLPLALLCLRLRRGLPAAVGPDADWGPYEPWVRPLLLLGEGRRAEAATALRAAPEPPRDLMQEAVWCLLARAAVELGDRETMARARDRLAPAADEIAGAGTGLLTLGPVAAHLAALTAALGDPPPA, from the coding sequence GTGCGGGTCCTTTTCGGCGTGCTGGGTCCTGTGACGGCCTGGGACGTCGACGGGGCCGGGTGCTCCGGCCCCGGGGGCGGCGGCGCGGAGGGCGGCGCGATCGCGCTGAAGGGGCCGCGGCACCGGGCCGTGCTCGCCCGCCTGATCGTCGCGCGCCGCCGCGTCGTCCCGGTCGGCCTGCTGGTCGAGGACCTGTGGACCGACCCGCCCGCGGACGCGGTGGGCGCGGTACGCACCTTCGTCGCCGCGCTGCGCCGCGCCCTCGAACCCGGCCGCCCGCCGCGCGCGCCCGCGCGGCTGCTGGTCACGCAGGGCCCTGGATACGCGCTGCGCGCCGACCCGGACGCCGTCGACGCCTGGCGCTTCGAGAGCGCGGTAGCCGAGGCGAGAGACCTGCCACCGGGGGAGGCGGTGGCGCGCCTCGAACAGGCGCTGGGCTGGTGGCGCGGCCCCGCGTATGCGGAGTTCGCCGACCTGCCGTGGGCCCGTACCGAGCGCTCCCGCCTCGCCGACCTGCGCCTGCACGCCGTCGAGTCGTACGCGGAGGCCCGGCTGTCGCTGGGCCGCGCCGCCGAGACCGCCGCGGACCTGGACGCCCACGTGGCCGAGCACCCCTGGCGCGAGGACGCCTGGCGCCTGCTGGCGCTGGCCCTGTACCGCGCGGGCCGCCAGGCCGACGCGCTCGCGGTGCTGCGCCGCGCGCGCACGACGCTGGTCGGGCAGTTGGGCGTGGACCCGGGCCCCGCGCTACGGCGACTGGAGACGGACATCCTGGCGCAGGCGGACCACCTGGAGGCGCCGGGCGGGGGCGACGAGGCGCGGAGGGTGTGGGCCGAGGCGGCGGCCGCGTACGACCGGGTCGTCGCAGGCGGGGCGCGGGCGCGGCTGGAGTCCACGGTCGGGCTGCTGCGCAGCCTCGCGGTCACCGGGGGCGGCGGGCTCCAGGCCGCGCGGCGGCACCGGGTGGCGGCCGTCGAGGCGGCCGAGGAGTCGGGCGACCCCGAGCTGACCGCCCGGGTCATCGGCGCGTACGACGTGCCCGCCGTCTGGACCCGCGTCGACGACCCGGAGCAGGCCGGCCGCGTCGTGGCCGCCGCCGAACGCGCCCTCGCCGCGCTGCCGCCCGCCGAGCACGCCGCCGTACGGGCCCGGCTGCTGGCCACCGTCGCCGTCGAGTCCCGCGGCACCCGCGCGGCGCGCGGGCCGCAGGCCGCCCGGGAGGCGGAGCGGCTGGCCCGCGGCCTGGACGATCCGGCGCTGCTGGCGTTCGCGCTCAACGGCGCGTTCATGCAGACCTTCGGGTGCACCGGTCTGGCCGCGGAACGGGACCGGATCGGCGCCGAGCTGGCCGGGCTCGCGGCGCGGCACGGCCTCGTGACGTACGAGGTGCTGGGCCACCTGATCCGGCTCCAGGCCCGCGCCGCGCTGGCGGACTTTCCGGGTGCGGACGAGCACGCCGCCGCGGCCGACCGGCTCGCCGAGCGCCACGAACTGCCGCTGGTCGCGGTCTTCACCGGCTGGTACGCGGCCCTCCGCCTCGCCGAAACCGGCACCCCGCCTCCGTATGCCGCGGCCCCCGCGGAGGGCGGACCCGCCGGCCGTGACGCGGCCGGGCGGTCCGAGGACGCCTACCGCGCCGCCGCCCGGCTCCTCGACGGGGCCGGGATGCCCGGCCTGGAGCGGGGGCTGCTCCCCTTGGCGCTGCTCTGCCTGCGGCTGCGGCGCGGGCTCCCCGCGGCCGTCGGCCCGGACGCCGACTGGGGCCCGTACGAGCCGTGGGTGCGGCCCCTCCTCCTGCTGGGCGAGGGGCGGCGTGCGGAGGCGGCGACGGCGCTGCGGGCCGCGCCGGAGCCGCCGCGCGATCTGATGCAGGAGGCCGTCTGGTGCCTCCTCGCACGGGCCGCCGTCGAACTCGGCGACCGCGAGACCATGGCGCGCGCCCGCGACCGCCTCGCCCCTGCGGCGGACGAGATCGCCGGCGCGGGGACCGGGCTGCTGACCCTGGGGCCCGTCGCGGCCCACCTCGCCGCGCTCACCGCCGCACTCGGCGACCCACCGCCCGCGTAG
- a CDS encoding alpha/beta fold hydrolase, translating into MSPRIPGFDYRRVPVADGVALSAAVGGNPGGSAVVLLHGFPQTHLMWRHVASRLAADHTVICPDLRGYGASDKPAEAAGGPGGGTYAKRTMAEDVVALTRALGHERFALAGHDRGALVAFRAGLDHPDAVTHLACLDVLPTLDMWDVMHGVSAAVGFHLYLMAQPPGLPEEMIAAAPDAFFGHFLDVWSGGGDTFPADVRAAYLAASREAVPSIVADYRASAGVDVEHDTADRDAGNLLRMPVAVLQQDWGAALGFDAAARWRAWAPDLRHATVSCGHFMAEEAPDEVAAALRDLLARTSAATTA; encoded by the coding sequence ATGTCACCCCGCATCCCCGGCTTCGACTACCGGCGCGTCCCCGTCGCCGACGGCGTCGCCCTCAGCGCCGCCGTCGGCGGCAACCCCGGCGGCAGCGCCGTCGTGCTGCTGCACGGCTTCCCGCAGACCCACCTCATGTGGCGGCACGTCGCCTCCCGGCTTGCCGCCGACCACACCGTCATCTGCCCCGACCTGCGCGGCTACGGCGCCAGCGACAAGCCGGCCGAGGCAGCGGGCGGGCCCGGCGGCGGCACGTACGCGAAGCGCACGATGGCCGAGGACGTCGTGGCGCTCACCCGCGCGCTGGGGCACGAGCGCTTCGCGCTCGCGGGCCACGACCGCGGCGCGCTGGTGGCGTTCCGCGCGGGGCTCGACCACCCGGACGCGGTGACCCACCTGGCGTGCCTGGACGTGCTGCCGACGCTCGACATGTGGGACGTGATGCACGGGGTGTCGGCCGCGGTCGGCTTCCACCTGTACCTCATGGCGCAACCGCCCGGCCTGCCCGAGGAGATGATCGCCGCCGCCCCGGACGCGTTCTTCGGCCACTTCCTCGACGTCTGGTCCGGCGGCGGGGACACCTTCCCCGCCGACGTGCGCGCCGCGTATCTCGCCGCGTCCCGCGAAGCGGTGCCGTCGATCGTGGCGGACTACCGCGCCTCCGCGGGCGTCGACGTCGAGCACGACACCGCCGACCGCGACGCCGGCAACCTGCTGCGCATGCCGGTCGCCGTCCTCCAGCAGGACTGGGGCGCCGCGCTCGGCTTCGACGCCGCGGCGCGGTGGCGCGCCTGGGCCCCCGACCTGCGGCACGCCACCGTGAGCTGCGGCCACTTCATGGCCGAGGAGGCACCGGACGAGGTGGCCGCGGCGCTGCGCGACCTCCTCGCCCGTACCTCCGCGGCTACGACAGCGTGA